The genome window TCTGGCGACGCCGTGCTCGTTGAGCTCCATCGTCAACGGGACCGGCGCCCTGAGGTCGCTGGGCGCTTCGGTGATTTACCTCGACTCGTCTGACATCAACACGCCGCCCACCTATGGAAGCTATGTCGCCAATGCCGACACGACCCAGCCCGGGACCATCACGTTGTCCCCGGGAGACGCCAGCAACACCGTCTACGTCTTCATCTACGAGCTGGATTCCAGCGCCAGCCCCGTGACACGTTGGGGCTGCTCCGCATGCGCCCCGGTGCGCACCACCGGACACCAGCGCGTGGTCGTCGACCTCAAGCTCAAATGGCAGCCGGTGCTGGCTCGGTTCCTCGGCATCCCGGCGACCGTGACATTCGACTCTCAGACAGTCGACCGGCTGGAGTTCTGATGCGCGGGCGAACCCAATCCGGCCAGGTCATCGTGTTGGTGGCGTTCGCGCTGCTCGCGCTCATCGGGTCCGCCGCCCTCGTGCTGTTGGCGGGCTCGGTCGAATGGCAGAAGAACCAGCTTCAACAGCTCGCCGACCAGGCTGCGCTCGACTCGGCCATGAAGATCGGCATCGGCTGCAACGCGGCGAGCGCCAAGGCGGTCATCACGGAGGCCGACGCCTTTGTCAGTTCGCAGCGCTCCGGCGCGACTGGTGTGCTCATAAGCGGGAGCGGCTGCGCCACCTCGTACACGGGCACCGACACGTTCGCGGGCGGGCTGAGCGAGACGATCCACTATCCCTATCGGGCTCACCAACAGCAGGTCGAGGTCATCCTCACGCTGACGCTTCCGATCTCGTTCGGAACCGAGCTCGGGCAAACCACCACCAAGGTGGTGCGCCGAGCCGTCGGTCAGCAGCTCGCGGGCTCGACGACGGCTATCACCGCCGGTACGCTCAACTGCACCGGCGGCCAGGTCAACGTCGCCGGTTCGGTGACGACGGGAACGATAAACCTGAGCGGAGGATGCGCCCTGTACTCGCACGCGCGCCTTGACGCGGCGTCGGGCACCTACTCGGACCTCGGCAACGTCTCCGTTTACACGGCAGGCCAGGCTTGGACCACTGCCGGAGGCTCGTGCGCCGGGGGCGCCAACTCCGGGAGCTCCAACGCCATCTGCGCCGACGGTTCCGAGGTCTCCGGGCACGTTCCCGTGACATGCGGTGCGAGCGGGACCAACGCATTCCTCTCCGCGGGCGATGCGGCGGTCAACCCAAACCCGTGCGCAGCGGGCGTAGCGTCGCAGCCTGTAGCGCCCATCTCCAGCGCCCAGCCGCCGGAGCCGGACACTGACGCCGCCGCCATCGGCTCGTTGAGGAACAGCGCCAACGGAGCTCTGGGAGCGCCCTGCACCCCGGCAGGCGCCTACACCACGCCGATCAAGGTCAACGGAACGACCGTGGCCACAGGCCTGGGTCCTGCTCCCACCAAAGATGCCAGCGGCGTCTACCACTTCAAGCCCAGCTGTTACGGGTATCTCGATCCGAGCTCCCTTACCGGCGGGATTGCCAAGGTCCAGGTCGGTCCGGAGGTCGGCCCGACCAAAGCCGACATCATCGTCACGCTGCCCGCCGCGAGCACCGCCGGCACCCTCCTAGTGGTCACCTTGCGGTCCGACACCAAGCCCTCGAACAAACCTTTCGGCGCGCCCCCCAATTGGCTTCCCGCACCCGAGAATTTTCAAGACGGCATCGCCCACACCCAGATCTGGTACTACCCAAGCAACCCGGGCGGGATCCTGAACGCAGACTTCGCCGTGAGCCCGAACTCGATCGATGGCGTCGGCCAGATGAGCGAGTGGTCCGGCGCGGCCGCTGCTCCTCTCGATGTCACGGGCACTCTGACCCGGACCACGAATCAGTCTGCGGTGACCATCTCGACGAGCGCTTCCATCGCGACCGCAGGGGAACTCGTGGTGACGGACATGGGCGCCCTACAGCAGGCAGCCCAGACGTACAGCTCAGGCGCTGGGTGGACGAACACCGCCTCTGACATGACAGTCGAGGGATTCGCATCGGAATACGAGATCAACCCGACCGCGGGCGTACCCGCCAGCGAATCGGTCACCGTCGGCACGGCGACCACGTGGGCCTCGGTGATCGCGGCATTCAAGCCCGCCTCCTCGGGCGCGGCTGGCGTGGTCCTCGACCCGGGCTTCTACTACTTCAATGGCGCCGGTTCACCAGGCGTCGGCGGGATCTGCCTGAACAGCAGCCGGCTGATGGCTCTTGATGTCACTCTTGAATTCGTCAACCAGGCCAGCTTCTCGTCGGGGACCTGTGCCGCAGGAGGCGGCGCGGCATGCGCCGGCGCGTGCGCCTTCGGCTCCACCCCCTGCTCGATCTCGGCCTGTCCCCCCAATGCGCCCTTCGACTCGGCCTCCGGAGGGGGCTACACCTGGTTCGCCGCCCCTTGCTCGTCTGCGCCGGCGGGTGACAGCAGCTGTGCCGCAACGTCGTGGTGCCCGACAGAAGACCGGGCGTGCTGGAATACGCTCATCTGGCAGGCTCCCGGCGGCACCGGCCAGATCGCCATCAAGGGATCGTCGGTGACTCACTGGCTGCTCGGATCGGTCTTCTGGGCGGGCGCCTGCACCGACTCGGTCAACGGAGCCTCGACGATCCAGGGCACCGTGCAGTGCGGAACCCTTTCGATCTCGGCCGGCGCGGGAGCCGGCACCGCCATCGGCGGCGACCACGGCGTCAGTACCGCCGTGGTGGAGGCCGTTCTTGTCGAATGAGTTGATTCCGGGGGCGCATCGTGGCAGGCTTGCGGCCTATTCATGTCGATAACCAGCCCTTCCGCGGGGCGGCCGCGGCGCGGGCGTCTATACATCGTGGTCGGCGCGGTGCTCGCTGTGATCGCCTTCGGGACCGCCGCCCTGCTGGCGAGCCTGCCCCTGATCCAGGGCAACACCACGGGAACGACGATCGTCGTGGCCAAGAACGCCATCACCGCCAGGACGGTGATCCAGGCGTCTGACCTGGAGCTGAAGAGCTACAGCCCCGAGCCACCCGGGGCCTTCACCTCGATCGTGCAACTGGCCGGCAAAGGAGCTCGAGTCGACATCCCGGCGGG of Acidimicrobiales bacterium contains these proteins:
- a CDS encoding pilus assembly protein TadG-related protein, which codes for MRGRTQSGQVIVLVAFALLALIGSAALVLLAGSVEWQKNQLQQLADQAALDSAMKIGIGCNAASAKAVITEADAFVSSQRSGATGVLISGSGCATSYTGTDTFAGGLSETIHYPYRAHQQQVEVILTLTLPISFGTELGQTTTKVVRRAVGQQLAGSTTAITAGTLNCTGGQVNVAGSVTTGTINLSGGCALYSHARLDAASGTYSDLGNVSVYTAGQAWTTAGGSCAGGANSGSSNAICADGSEVSGHVPVTCGASGTNAFLSAGDAAVNPNPCAAGVASQPVAPISSAQPPEPDTDAAAIGSLRNSANGALGAPCTPAGAYTTPIKVNGTTVATGLGPAPTKDASGVYHFKPSCYGYLDPSSLTGGIAKVQVGPEVGPTKADIIVTLPAASTAGTLLVVTLRSDTKPSNKPFGAPPNWLPAPENFQDGIAHTQIWYYPSNPGGILNADFAVSPNSIDGVGQMSEWSGAAAAPLDVTGTLTRTTNQSAVTISTSASIATAGELVVTDMGALQQAAQTYSSGAGWTNTASDMTVEGFASEYEINPTAGVPASESVTVGTATTWASVIAAFKPASSGAAGVVLDPGFYYFNGAGSPGVGGICLNSSRLMALDVTLEFVNQASFSSGTCAAGGGAACAGACAFGSTPCSISACPPNAPFDSASGGGYTWFAAPCSSAPAGDSSCAATSWCPTEDRACWNTLIWQAPGGTGQIAIKGSSVTHWLLGSVFWAGACTDSVNGASTIQGTVQCGTLSISAGAGAGTAIGGDHGVSTAVVEAVLVE
- a CDS encoding RcpC/CpaB family pilus assembly protein encodes the protein MSITSPSAGRPRRGRLYIVVGAVLAVIAFGTAALLASLPLIQGNTTGTTIVVAKNAITARTVIQASDLELKSYSPEPPGAFTSIVQLAGKGARVDIPAGYPVTANIVAPSGDLLSNSDVAFLPIPSGYVAVTVPAGEQLGVGGYVQVGDRITMLATINTGVFGASPGVPAVRTVFRDLDVIRVGPAT